The proteins below are encoded in one region of Thermococcus peptonophilus:
- a CDS encoding ASCH domain-containing protein codes for MKVYRLFVRDEYLDFIRSGEKRIEVRVAYPQFRNIKPGDKIIFNDSIPAVVTEVKKYETFRQVLREEPIKKIFPDEPSFERAVQRFHNLYPKWKENRYGVIAIKFKLLGEGR; via the coding sequence ATGAAGGTCTACAGACTCTTTGTCAGGGATGAGTACCTCGACTTCATCCGTTCCGGTGAAAAGAGGATTGAGGTTAGAGTTGCATACCCCCAGTTTAGGAACATTAAGCCGGGAGACAAGATAATATTCAACGACTCAATTCCTGCTGTCGTAACGGAGGTGAAGAAGTACGAAACGTTTAGACAGGTTCTCAGGGAAGAACCAATAAAGAAGATATTCCCAGACGAACCGAGCTTTGAGCGGGCTGTGCAGAGGTTCCACAACCTCTATCCCAAATGGAAGGAGAACCGCTACGGTGTGATTGCCATCAAATTCAAGCTCCTCGGTGAGGGGAGATGA
- a CDS encoding class III signal peptide-containing protein, whose product MMRRAQGALEYLFMLAAVLVLVAIAIKVAADSTNELNKSVTEYTKEIRKKILEDL is encoded by the coding sequence ATGATGCGCAGGGCGCAGGGTGCACTGGAGTACCTGTTTATGCTCGCAGCAGTTCTTGTGCTGGTGGCGATAGCTATTAAGGTGGCCGCTGACTCCACAAATGAGCTGAACAAGTCGGTTACAGAGTACACCAAGGAGATTAGGAAGAAGATCCTAGAAGACCTGTGA
- the taw2 gene encoding tRNA(Phe) (4-demethylwyosine(37)-C(7)) aminocarboxypropyltransferase Taw2 codes for MRTQVIKPRIREILSKELPPERVSLLPKHWVQIGDVLILPLRPELEPYKRRIAEVYAQVIGAKTVLRKGHIHGETRKPDYELLYGKDTVTVHVENGVKYKLDVARVMFSPANVKERVRMAEVAKPGELVVDMFAGIGHLSLPMAVHKGARVIAIEKNPYTFRFLVENIWLNGVQDLMTPYNMDNRDFPAENIADRILMGYVVTTHEFIPKALSIAKDEAIIHYHNTVPEKLRPEEPFATFKRIAREHGYDAEKLKELVIKRYAPGVWHVVVDIRVYKR; via the coding sequence ATGCGGACGCAGGTAATCAAGCCCCGAATACGAGAAATACTCTCAAAGGAGCTTCCTCCTGAGCGTGTATCCCTCCTTCCCAAGCACTGGGTTCAGATAGGGGACGTTTTAATCCTCCCGTTAAGGCCTGAGCTTGAGCCTTACAAAAGGAGGATAGCGGAGGTCTACGCTCAGGTTATCGGCGCAAAAACCGTTCTGAGGAAGGGACACATCCACGGCGAGACCAGAAAGCCCGACTATGAGCTTCTCTACGGGAAAGACACGGTTACGGTTCACGTTGAAAACGGCGTTAAGTACAAGCTGGACGTTGCCAGAGTAATGTTTTCACCCGCCAACGTGAAGGAGCGCGTGAGGATGGCAGAGGTAGCTAAACCTGGCGAGCTTGTAGTTGACATGTTCGCCGGAATCGGCCACCTGAGCCTTCCTATGGCCGTCCACAAGGGTGCGAGGGTTATCGCCATCGAGAAGAACCCCTACACCTTCCGCTTTTTGGTTGAAAACATCTGGCTCAACGGCGTCCAGGATTTGATGACGCCGTACAACATGGACAACCGCGACTTTCCGGCTGAAAACATCGCCGACAGAATTCTCATGGGCTACGTGGTAACAACCCATGAGTTCATCCCAAAGGCGTTGAGCATAGCGAAGGACGAGGCGATAATCCACTACCACAACACGGTTCCAGAGAAGCTAAGGCCTGAGGAGCCTTTTGCAACCTTCAAGAGAATCGCAAGGGAGCATGGTTATGATGCGGAGAAGCTGAAGGAGCTTGTGATAAAGCGCTACGCCCCAGGAGTCTGGCACGTTGTAGTCGATATCAGGGTCTATAAGAGGTAA
- a CDS encoding SAM hydrolase/SAM-dependent halogenase family protein, giving the protein MITLTTDFGLRGPYVGEMKVAMLRINPNATIVDVTHGITRHSILEGSFVMEQVVKYSPKGTIHVGVIDPGVGTSRRAVIVRGEQWLVVPDNGLVTLPLKHIKPRKAWAIDIERLRRFTGWEVSSTFHGRDVFGPAGALIDKGVSPEEFAVEVPLESLIKLDVKPKKEGNEWLLKVIYVDDFGNVVLNLDDYKRPREVELPDFGMKIPYLDTYGLVKPGEFLALPGSHGYLEIAVNQGSAAEKLGLKVGDDVRVRLV; this is encoded by the coding sequence GTGATAACTCTGACGACGGACTTTGGACTGAGAGGACCCTACGTTGGCGAGATGAAGGTTGCAATGCTCAGGATAAACCCAAACGCAACCATTGTTGACGTGACCCACGGAATAACGCGTCACTCCATTCTCGAAGGATCGTTCGTCATGGAGCAGGTGGTAAAGTATTCCCCTAAAGGAACGATCCACGTGGGTGTGATAGACCCGGGGGTTGGGACTTCGAGGCGGGCGGTAATAGTCCGAGGCGAACAGTGGCTTGTCGTTCCCGACAACGGTTTGGTCACGCTTCCGCTCAAACACATCAAACCGAGAAAGGCATGGGCAATTGATATAGAGAGGCTTAGGCGCTTCACCGGCTGGGAGGTGAGCTCGACCTTCCACGGTAGGGACGTCTTCGGACCTGCGGGGGCGCTCATTGATAAGGGAGTATCACCGGAAGAGTTCGCCGTTGAGGTTCCGCTGGAGAGTCTAATCAAACTCGACGTCAAGCCAAAGAAAGAGGGGAATGAATGGTTGCTCAAGGTCATCTACGTTGACGACTTCGGCAACGTTGTTCTGAACCTCGATGACTACAAAAGGCCGAGGGAAGTTGAACTCCCCGACTTTGGCATGAAAATCCCGTACCTCGATACTTATGGGCTTGTTAAACCTGGAGAGTTCCTTGCCCTGCCCGGAAGCCACGGCTATCTTGAGATAGCCGTAAACCAGGGCTCTGCTGCTGAGAAGCTCGGGCTTAAGGTTGGGGATGATGTGAGGGTTAGGCTCGTTTAA
- a CDS encoding aldehyde ferredoxin oxidoreductase family protein: protein MEAKGGYWGKILRVNLTTKEAKVEPLPEEFPRKYLGGVGFGTRVLYDEVPKGADPLGPENKMIITPGLFVDTGIGTGSKTAFNFKSPLTGGYGRAMAGAQLGVQLKRAGYDMLIIEGQSEEPVLLVIEDDEVKIVPADAYWGLTTGEARSRAKDEYPGYATAFIGPAGERLSLISIIETDDRQAARGGPGAVLGSKKLKGILVKGSKKVPIADPEKLRELIKKWALIFKDHPATKADMDYGSGEFLDWMNRERGTFPTRNWQMGFFKKAYEKAKEEGREHIGIDPYFWAPKYRKGRKPCPLCNKPCSQYVHVESQKWGTFEVDGPEYETLYSFGGVLELDDFETVAYLNYLADQLGLDTISAGVTIAWAMEAYERGLLTKEDTDGIELTFGNGEAAVEALRKMAYREGNLGKLLADGVKRASERLGKESWKFAMHVKGMEPPAYDVRGIKGMALAFAVSVRGADHLTAGAYGTELVGRWWKFEGVDRTKGENKGFEIAFHENLMAIYDATGTCKFSRHMYFLEGFPELIEAVTGMHMSEAELMVIGERIMNIARAFNVREGFSRKDDTLPYRIMWEPIPEGVSKGLHVPPWELDRMLDEYYQARGWSRDGIPTKAKLVALDLPDIAEDIGAGS, encoded by the coding sequence ATGGAAGCCAAGGGTGGATACTGGGGAAAGATTCTGAGAGTTAACCTGACCACAAAGGAAGCTAAAGTTGAGCCCCTCCCGGAGGAGTTCCCAAGGAAGTACCTCGGCGGCGTCGGTTTCGGTACTAGAGTTCTCTACGACGAGGTTCCGAAGGGGGCCGACCCGCTCGGGCCGGAGAACAAGATGATAATAACCCCCGGTCTCTTCGTTGACACCGGTATTGGAACGGGCTCAAAGACGGCCTTCAACTTCAAGAGCCCGCTCACCGGCGGCTACGGAAGGGCGATGGCAGGTGCTCAGCTCGGCGTCCAGCTCAAGAGAGCTGGCTATGACATGCTCATCATCGAGGGTCAGAGCGAGGAGCCCGTTCTCCTCGTCATTGAGGACGACGAAGTCAAGATCGTTCCGGCAGATGCTTACTGGGGTCTGACAACCGGCGAGGCAAGGAGCAGAGCCAAGGATGAGTACCCGGGCTACGCCACGGCCTTCATCGGTCCGGCCGGTGAGAGGCTCAGCCTCATCTCAATAATCGAGACCGACGACAGGCAGGCCGCCCGCGGCGGTCCCGGTGCAGTTTTGGGAAGCAAGAAGCTCAAGGGAATACTCGTAAAGGGAAGCAAGAAGGTCCCGATAGCCGATCCGGAGAAGCTCCGTGAGCTGATAAAGAAGTGGGCGCTCATCTTCAAGGACCACCCGGCCACCAAGGCCGACATGGACTACGGAAGCGGCGAGTTCCTCGACTGGATGAACCGCGAGAGGGGAACCTTCCCGACCAGGAACTGGCAGATGGGCTTCTTCAAGAAGGCCTACGAGAAGGCCAAGGAGGAGGGCAGGGAGCACATTGGAATAGACCCATACTTCTGGGCTCCGAAGTACAGGAAGGGACGGAAGCCGTGCCCGCTCTGTAACAAGCCGTGCAGCCAGTACGTCCACGTTGAGAGCCAGAAGTGGGGAACCTTTGAGGTCGATGGTCCAGAGTACGAGACCCTCTACTCCTTCGGCGGTGTTCTTGAGCTCGACGACTTCGAGACCGTTGCCTACCTCAACTACCTAGCAGACCAGCTCGGTCTCGACACGATTTCGGCCGGTGTTACTATCGCATGGGCCATGGAAGCCTACGAGCGCGGCCTCCTCACCAAGGAGGACACAGATGGCATAGAGCTGACCTTCGGCAACGGCGAGGCCGCCGTAGAGGCCCTCAGGAAGATGGCTTACCGCGAGGGCAACCTCGGAAAGCTCCTCGCAGATGGTGTCAAGAGGGCCAGCGAGAGGCTCGGAAAGGAGAGCTGGAAGTTCGCCATGCACGTCAAGGGTATGGAGCCTCCAGCCTATGACGTCCGCGGCATAAAGGGAATGGCCTTGGCCTTCGCCGTAAGCGTCCGCGGTGCCGATCACCTCACTGCCGGAGCCTACGGAACCGAGCTCGTCGGCAGGTGGTGGAAGTTCGAGGGCGTTGACAGAACGAAGGGCGAGAACAAGGGATTCGAGATAGCCTTCCACGAGAACCTCATGGCCATCTACGACGCCACCGGAACGTGCAAGTTCTCGAGGCACATGTACTTCCTCGAGGGCTTCCCGGAGCTCATCGAGGCAGTGACTGGGATGCACATGAGCGAGGCAGAGCTCATGGTCATCGGCGAGAGAATAATGAACATCGCAAGAGCCTTCAACGTCAGGGAGGGCTTCAGCAGGAAGGACGACACGCTTCCGTACAGAATCATGTGGGAGCCGATTCCAGAGGGAGTCAGCAAGGGCCTGCACGTCCCGCCGTGGGAGCTCGACAGGATGCTGGATGAATACTACCAGGCCCGCGGCTGGAGCAGAGACGGAATCCCAACCAAGGCCAAGCTCGTTGCCCTCGACCTCCCAGACATCGCAGAGGACATCGGGGCTGGAAGTTGA
- a CDS encoding ASCH domain-containing protein, with the protein MKHLEFDGRYAEDILRGKKRATVRLGRKPNLKEGDTVLIHAGGYALGKAVIEKVESKTVGELTDEDAFLDGFSSREELIRALKGHYRYVNDDSPAHVIVFRLVEKFDKPVMSSDYAYEGNLPVEIAEKALKYLDLPEGDRKLIELFLRTGSLRKAAYRLGGLNKRYLIREALRRAYEELKKRGIMGPKL; encoded by the coding sequence ATGAAGCACCTCGAATTCGACGGGAGGTACGCGGAGGACATATTAAGGGGGAAAAAGCGGGCAACTGTTAGGCTTGGCAGGAAGCCAAACCTCAAGGAGGGCGACACAGTACTCATACACGCAGGCGGCTATGCCCTCGGAAAGGCCGTCATAGAGAAAGTTGAAAGCAAGACTGTCGGTGAGCTTACGGACGAGGACGCCTTTCTGGACGGGTTCTCCAGCAGGGAAGAGCTGATAAGGGCACTCAAGGGGCACTACAGGTATGTAAACGACGACTCTCCTGCCCACGTTATTGTATTCAGGCTCGTTGAGAAGTTTGATAAGCCCGTTATGAGCTCTGACTACGCCTACGAGGGCAACCTGCCAGTTGAAATCGCGGAAAAGGCCCTCAAATATCTTGACCTTCCTGAAGGGGACAGAAAACTGATAGAGCTGTTCCTCAGAACGGGAAGCCTGAGAAAGGCCGCCTACAGGCTCGGTGGACTGAACAAGAGATACCTGATAAGGGAGGCCCTGAGGCGGGCCTATGAAGAGCTGAAAAAGAGGGGGATCATGGGGCCGAAACTTTAA
- the cas4 gene encoding CRISPR-associated protein Cas4 yields MNNNGEDGGFIEFYASEALTCPRRIYFRLKGYLPKWPEFVRVRLNQGTNTHQILGRILQERFGVELEKHLVLRSSKLGFEIHGRIDAFKDFPIEIKGKTSLPKVPYDYHLAQLNVYLRWAESEYGYLYYIKLHEEPMKIINKLDISSFPVIKGPNFRVFEVPYDKSLFKETLRHFYKVKKAYENDRLPKGWKSYACRFCPYRHICYPDRDWEESE; encoded by the coding sequence ATGAACAACAACGGAGAGGACGGCGGCTTCATCGAGTTCTACGCCAGTGAGGCCCTGACCTGCCCGAGGAGGATATACTTCAGGCTCAAGGGGTATCTCCCAAAGTGGCCGGAGTTCGTGAGGGTCAGGCTCAACCAGGGAACCAACACTCACCAGATACTCGGACGGATACTGCAAGAGCGCTTTGGTGTTGAACTTGAAAAACACCTTGTCCTGCGCTCCAGCAAGCTCGGATTTGAGATACACGGGCGAATAGACGCTTTCAAGGACTTCCCCATTGAAATAAAGGGAAAAACGAGCCTGCCAAAGGTGCCCTACGACTACCACCTCGCCCAGCTCAACGTCTATCTCCGCTGGGCAGAATCCGAGTACGGCTACTTGTACTACATAAAGCTCCACGAGGAGCCTATGAAAATCATCAACAAGCTGGACATATCCTCTTTTCCCGTGATAAAAGGCCCAAACTTCAGAGTTTTTGAAGTGCCCTACGATAAGTCACTGTTCAAAGAAACGCTGCGTCACTTCTACAAGGTCAAGAAGGCTTACGAAAACGACCGCCTCCCCAAGGGCTGGAAGAGCTACGCCTGCAGATTCTGTCCATACAGACACATCTGCTATCCTGATAGGGACTGGGAGGAGTCGGAATGA
- a CDS encoding transglutaminase-like domain-containing protein: protein MAEGKHVPFLIAIVLVLLTSGCLFKPPAQVTFSVDKTSVYPGGIFHIIVTINNTGKVGITGATLLLSREDFRVLQEPEFPKVLKVGDAVQLVWVVQAPEKPGIYPLQVSLEIKDELKRTWTGFYGNFRITVTKQNLVPTKIGLEVNASKEVRGGEVVQVVLKVRNNYDYPIKILDVKLSPLSEMKVHPLFQPPLTVDPNDEAILKYNISTPYAYREGFVSVIVHYTVGTSKGTSITSFPIKVVWRPWEADKESLLRAYGKYYNVLQEKRIVDRYWENKFNSTSTFDISFLKPIAMAIAENASSEYEATLKLYQWINASYLLSENTTTLNPDKIFRKEAISPTEEQILLTALLRSLNVPARIVSLFDGEDCTLRPITEFYTADGWYIVDTRHAFIGTLDEYLSSPYFPKIYQMVSQEHYRIVAQTPKKGYLHEHEDITDDFMTDLDSRIYAILRKRVQPQLIPKLDMVLAGLNDEERLYALFLFASAPEDELNRVLGTKDVDTIQKTIKALYEFYWNVPWKEDFSAYWKILRG, encoded by the coding sequence ATGGCAGAAGGAAAACACGTCCCCTTCCTAATCGCAATAGTTCTGGTGCTGTTAACCTCCGGATGCCTTTTCAAGCCTCCTGCTCAGGTGACATTTTCTGTGGACAAAACCTCGGTTTATCCCGGCGGAATTTTTCACATTATAGTCACGATAAACAACACCGGAAAGGTCGGAATCACGGGCGCCACTTTGTTACTCTCAAGAGAGGACTTTAGAGTCCTTCAAGAGCCGGAGTTCCCAAAAGTGCTGAAAGTCGGAGATGCCGTCCAGCTGGTATGGGTCGTTCAAGCCCCGGAAAAACCAGGCATATATCCCCTCCAAGTCTCTCTCGAGATTAAGGATGAACTGAAAAGAACGTGGACAGGGTTCTACGGGAATTTCAGGATAACTGTCACAAAGCAAAACCTAGTGCCAACAAAAATAGGTTTGGAAGTCAATGCGAGCAAAGAGGTCAGAGGTGGGGAAGTTGTTCAGGTTGTGCTTAAGGTAAGGAACAACTATGACTACCCGATTAAGATATTAGACGTTAAACTTTCTCCACTCTCAGAGATGAAAGTTCATCCCCTATTTCAGCCCCCGCTCACAGTTGATCCCAACGACGAAGCTATTCTTAAGTACAACATCTCCACCCCCTACGCATACCGGGAGGGTTTTGTATCCGTAATTGTCCATTATACTGTTGGGACTTCAAAGGGGACTTCAATAACAAGTTTTCCCATAAAGGTCGTTTGGAGGCCATGGGAAGCGGATAAAGAAAGCCTTCTCAGAGCCTACGGGAAATACTACAATGTCCTCCAAGAAAAGAGAATAGTCGACAGGTACTGGGAAAACAAGTTTAATTCAACTTCAACTTTCGACATCTCTTTCCTTAAGCCCATTGCAATGGCCATAGCTGAAAATGCAAGCTCCGAATACGAGGCAACACTAAAGCTGTACCAGTGGATAAATGCTTCATACCTCCTATCAGAAAACACAACTACCCTGAACCCCGATAAGATCTTTAGAAAAGAAGCAATCAGCCCTACAGAAGAGCAAATACTGCTCACGGCGCTTCTTAGGTCCTTAAACGTCCCCGCGAGAATAGTGTCACTGTTTGACGGGGAAGACTGCACACTGAGACCTATAACAGAGTTTTACACTGCAGATGGCTGGTACATAGTAGATACAAGACACGCCTTCATTGGGACTTTGGATGAATACCTTTCAAGCCCGTACTTCCCGAAGATATACCAGATGGTCTCACAGGAGCACTACCGGATAGTTGCCCAAACACCTAAGAAAGGATACCTGCACGAACACGAGGACATAACAGATGACTTTATGACAGACTTGGATTCCCGCATCTATGCCATTCTAAGGAAGAGAGTTCAACCCCAGTTGATCCCCAAACTGGATATGGTGCTTGCTGGACTAAACGATGAAGAGCGCCTCTATGCTCTTTTCCTCTTCGCATCGGCCCCTGAGGATGAGTTGAATAGAGTGCTGGGGACAAAGGACGTTGACACAATTCAGAAAACAATAAAAGCACTGTATGAATTCTACTGGAATGTGCCCTGGAAAGAAGACTTTAGTGCTTACTGGAAGATATTGAGAGGGTGA
- a CDS encoding tRNA (cytidine(56)-2'-O)-methyltransferase, producing the protein MIAVLRLGHRPERDKRITTHVALTARAFGADKIIIAAEEDEHVKESVEDVVNRWGGPFEIEFNPSWKKILREWKDRGIIVHLTMYGVHIDKAIPIIKDELKSGKDLLVVVGAEKVPREVYEIADYNVAVGNQPHSEVAALAVFLDRLLDGAGLRKEFQNAKLKIVPQERGKKVLQLE; encoded by the coding sequence ATGATAGCAGTCCTCAGACTTGGACACAGACCAGAGAGGGACAAGAGGATAACGACCCATGTAGCACTGACGGCAAGGGCCTTCGGGGCCGATAAAATCATAATAGCCGCAGAAGAGGACGAGCACGTGAAAGAGAGTGTTGAGGACGTTGTGAACCGCTGGGGCGGTCCCTTCGAAATTGAATTCAATCCAAGCTGGAAGAAAATCCTGAGAGAATGGAAAGATAGGGGGATTATAGTCCACCTCACGATGTACGGGGTACATATCGACAAGGCAATCCCCATCATAAAGGACGAGCTTAAGTCTGGAAAAGACTTGCTGGTAGTCGTCGGTGCTGAAAAAGTGCCGAGGGAGGTCTACGAGATTGCAGACTACAACGTGGCCGTCGGCAATCAGCCACACAGCGAGGTGGCGGCCCTGGCTGTCTTCCTAGATAGGTTGCTCGACGGAGCCGGCCTTAGGAAGGAGTTCCAGAACGCAAAGCTCAAGATCGTCCCGCAGGAGCGCGGTAAGAAAGTCCTCCAACTCGAATGA
- a CDS encoding nicotinamide-nucleotide adenylyltransferase yields the protein MSRPKRGLFVGRFQPVHNGHIKALEFVFSQVDEVIIGIGSAQASHTLKNPFTTSERMEMLIRALEEAGLTEKRYYLIPLPDINFNAIWATYVVNMVPRFDVVFTGNSLVAQLFREKGYEVIVQPMFRKDILSATEIRRRMIEGEPWEELVPRSVAEYIREIKGVERIKMLATNLESSEKELQAPIRIPEF from the coding sequence ATGTCAAGACCAAAAAGAGGCCTCTTCGTCGGCCGCTTCCAACCCGTTCACAACGGCCACATAAAGGCACTTGAATTTGTTTTTTCACAGGTCGATGAGGTAATAATAGGCATCGGTAGCGCTCAGGCCAGTCATACCTTAAAGAATCCATTCACAACGAGTGAAAGAATGGAGATGCTGATAAGGGCGCTCGAGGAGGCGGGGCTAACTGAAAAGAGATACTACTTAATCCCGCTCCCGGATATAAACTTCAACGCCATATGGGCGACCTACGTGGTGAACATGGTTCCACGCTTTGATGTGGTCTTTACTGGGAACTCCCTCGTTGCGCAGCTGTTCAGAGAGAAGGGCTACGAGGTCATCGTCCAACCGATGTTCAGGAAGGACATTCTCTCTGCCACCGAGATACGGAGGCGCATGATTGAAGGAGAGCCTTGGGAAGAGCTCGTTCCCAGGAGCGTTGCAGAGTATATAAGGGAGATTAAGGGCGTTGAGAGGATAAAGATGCTTGCAACGAATCTGGAAAGCTCGGAGAAGGAGCTTCAGGCACCGATAAGGATTCCGGAGTTCTAA
- the pgsA gene encoding archaetidylinositol phosphate synthase has protein sequence MLNRYRENVKGYLETLVKPLAKAGVTPNTITFIGLLISLLGAYLFYLQRPRLAAVILLIGSAIDALDGTLARMTGKTSRFGAFLDSTFDRISDGAVLFGIALGNLADWRWTFLTFMGAYLVSYERCRAELAGSGKLAVGIAERAERLLILIGFSLAGAEYVKWGVYIVGVLAWITVFQRMWAAYQRLKE, from the coding sequence ATGCTCAACAGATACAGGGAGAACGTCAAAGGTTACCTTGAAACCCTTGTAAAGCCCCTAGCAAAAGCCGGTGTCACACCGAACACGATAACGTTCATAGGTCTCTTGATAAGCCTGCTTGGGGCGTACCTCTTCTATCTCCAGCGTCCAAGGCTCGCCGCAGTGATACTCCTCATAGGATCTGCCATAGATGCCCTCGATGGAACCTTAGCCAGGATGACGGGAAAAACGAGCCGCTTTGGAGCGTTCTTGGATTCTACCTTTGACAGAATAAGCGATGGTGCGGTACTCTTTGGTATAGCACTTGGCAACCTTGCGGACTGGCGCTGGACATTCCTGACATTCATGGGTGCATACCTAGTTAGCTACGAGCGCTGTAGGGCTGAGCTCGCAGGCTCAGGGAAACTCGCAGTTGGAATAGCAGAGAGAGCCGAGAGGTTGTTGATCCTAATAGGGTTCTCCCTCGCAGGAGCAGAGTACGTGAAGTGGGGTGTTTACATCGTCGGAGTGCTCGCCTGGATAACGGTCTTCCAGAGAATGTGGGCGGCCTATCAGAGGCTCAAGGAGTGA
- a CDS encoding TIGR02253 family HAD-type hydrolase, whose translation MKAVFFDFVGTLITKAGENVTHLNIVREVLKKAGRDDLDAEEVWRAYEEESSALFSELAGKKAVKIRDVDTEAMRRVAERYGFTVPEGFWEISIRMHEKYGQLFPDAVDAIKALKGMGLHVGIITDSDNDYITAHLKALGIYDLFDSITTSEEAGFFKPHPRPFQLALEKAGVKPEEALYVGDNPKKDCVGAKNVEMTSVLLDPNGEKRELWENCDFIVSSLPEVVEIVKGLKG comes from the coding sequence ATGAAAGCTGTCTTTTTTGACTTCGTTGGCACTCTCATAACAAAGGCCGGTGAAAATGTGACTCACCTGAACATAGTCAGGGAAGTGCTGAAAAAAGCTGGCCGGGATGACCTGGACGCTGAAGAAGTTTGGAGAGCCTACGAGGAAGAGAGCTCCGCGCTCTTCTCAGAACTTGCCGGTAAAAAAGCAGTAAAGATAAGGGATGTGGACACTGAGGCCATGAGAAGGGTCGCTGAGAGATACGGCTTTACGGTGCCAGAGGGCTTCTGGGAGATAAGCATAAGGATGCACGAAAAATACGGCCAGCTCTTTCCTGATGCAGTGGATGCAATAAAAGCCCTCAAGGGAATGGGACTCCATGTAGGTATAATAACTGACTCCGACAACGACTACATCACCGCTCACCTGAAGGCTCTCGGAATATACGACCTCTTCGACAGCATAACGACGAGTGAAGAAGCTGGTTTCTTCAAGCCCCATCCGAGGCCGTTCCAGCTTGCCCTTGAAAAGGCTGGCGTCAAGCCAGAGGAAGCTCTTTACGTCGGGGACAACCCGAAAAAGGACTGTGTAGGAGCAAAAAACGTTGAAATGACCAGTGTGCTCCTCGATCCAAATGGGGAAAAGAGAGAGCTGTGGGAAAACTGCGACTTCATTGTCTCAAGCCTTCCGGAGGTCGTGGAGATCGTGAAGGGCCTGAAGGGTTAG